Proteins from a single region of Bacteroidota bacterium:
- a CDS encoding DNA recombination protein RmuC, whose translation MGDASLDLVLMFVPIEPAHITAMHHDPELWAYAYNKGIVLVSPYNLLSAMKLISDLWQREKQNRNAMDIADRSGALYDKFVSFTDTLRDLGMHINRSHNSYEEAIKQLTSGKGNIISQVEKMKTLGAKAKKEIPEKLLQLGLEEDEE comes from the coding sequence TTGGGAGATGCAAGTCTTGATCTTGTACTGATGTTTGTACCCATAGAACCTGCGCACATCACTGCCATGCATCACGATCCGGAGCTTTGGGCGTATGCATATAACAAAGGCATTGTGTTGGTGTCACCTTACAATTTATTATCGGCAATGAAATTAATTTCCGATTTATGGCAACGGGAAAAACAAAATCGCAATGCAATGGATATAGCAGATAGAAGTGGCGCATTGTACGATAAGTTTGTTTCGTTTACTGATACACTTCGTGATTTAGGAATGCATATCAACCGCTCACACAACAGTTATGAAGAGGCCATAAAACAATTGACATCCGGCAAAGGAAATATTATTTCGCAGGTGGAGAAAATGAAAACATTGGGAGCTAAAGCCAAGAAAGAAATTCCAGAAAAATTGTTGCAATTAGGTTTGGAAGAGGATGAGGAATGA